The Desulfosporosinus acidiphilus SJ4 genome has a window encoding:
- a CDS encoding aspartyl-phosphate phosphatase Spo0E family protein, with product MVELQTHLTLIEELRKELHLVAKDKPLTHPEVVLASHRLDTVLNCFYSFCLVSWQIDAIEA from the coding sequence TTGGTCGAATTACAAACACATTTGACTTTAATAGAAGAGTTAAGGAAAGAACTGCATTTGGTTGCAAAAGACAAACCATTGACGCACCCTGAAGTTGTATTAGCAAGCCATAGACTCGATACGGTTTTGAATTGCTTTTATTCCTTTTGTTTGGTATCATGGCAAATTGATGCGATTGAAGCTTAG
- a CDS encoding GGDEF domain-containing protein has product MIRELIINIAIIIATISIGNQILINKKITPFSPYKLQIFFGLCSALLGIILMLYSIIITPSVIMDLRNIAVMLSATYCGFLSAMITGIILSLFRLLFQGQTMDSFLAALNILTITVCCALTAKYMTRRRLQWVVMSIYTLIFPTLTFIHTINNKILLIQTVIFYWISTIIVSIVVYIYLHYIDLLRFTYQRYREESFRDHRTGLLSVRQFDKEFNKLIDNLSTYSIISMLFLDIDYFKKVNDVYGHQNGDKVLEDIGKILLSSTSSTDIVSRNGGEEFSVILIECPQNIVLEVAERIRKAVQDHKFSLLDNKTINITISIGVAIYPYTVKNIEMLVEQADSALYQAKRTGRNKVVLANYEQF; this is encoded by the coding sequence ATGATTAGGGAATTAATTATTAATATCGCTATAATAATTGCAACAATCAGTATTGGCAATCAAATTCTTATAAATAAGAAAATAACTCCATTTTCTCCGTATAAATTGCAGATTTTTTTTGGCTTGTGTTCGGCATTGTTAGGTATTATTCTGATGCTTTATAGCATTATAATTACTCCAAGTGTTATTATGGATTTGAGAAATATAGCCGTAATGCTATCTGCCACATATTGTGGTTTTCTGTCCGCGATGATAACCGGTATTATTTTGAGTTTATTTCGATTATTATTTCAAGGCCAAACAATGGACTCTTTCTTAGCGGCTTTAAATATTCTCACGATTACTGTTTGCTGTGCATTGACTGCAAAATACATGACTAGAAGAAGGCTGCAGTGGGTAGTAATGAGTATCTACACACTTATATTCCCTACCTTAACTTTTATTCACACAATTAATAATAAAATATTACTAATACAAACAGTGATTTTTTATTGGATTAGCACAATTATTGTTTCTATTGTTGTCTATATCTATTTACACTATATTGACTTGTTAAGATTTACCTATCAGAGATATAGAGAAGAATCATTCAGAGACCATCGAACCGGACTTTTGAGCGTTCGACAATTTGATAAAGAATTCAACAAGTTAATTGATAATTTAAGTACCTACAGCATAATTTCTATGCTATTTCTTGATATTGATTATTTTAAAAAGGTTAATGATGTATACGGGCATCAAAACGGAGACAAGGTTTTAGAAGATATAGGAAAAATACTGCTCAGCTCTACAAGTTCTACAGACATTGTATCGCGCAATGGCGGTGAAGAATTTTCGGTAATTCTAATTGAATGTCCTCAGAATATAGTTTTAGAAGTGGCTGAAAGAATCCGAAAAGCAGTCCAGGATCATAAGTTTTCTCTTCTGGATAATAAAACAATAAACATTACCATTTCAATAGGGGTAGCAATCTATCCATATACCGTAAAGAATATAGAAATGCTAGTAGAGCAAGCCGATTCTGCATTGTATCAAGCAAAAAGAACAGGACGAAACAAAGTTGTTTTGGCAAATTATGAACAGTTTTAA
- a CDS encoding response regulator, producing MKQSSLLVVDDNMGIRILLEDLFSSKGYKVGTAASGLEALELAKKLLPDLIILDLRMPGISGIELRARLLSSNPKMKVILMSAYADKQEMDELARHYEIDYMLDKPFDLEHLNGVVDGLIDEKNTVGIEAK from the coding sequence TTGAAACAGAGTTCTTTGCTAGTGGTTGATGACAATATGGGAATTCGAATACTTTTAGAAGACCTCTTTTCCTCTAAAGGTTACAAAGTAGGCACAGCTGCTTCGGGACTCGAAGCCTTAGAATTGGCAAAAAAACTGTTACCCGATCTAATCATATTAGACCTCAGAATGCCGGGAATTAGCGGCATCGAGCTTCGGGCGAGACTACTTAGTTCCAATCCTAAGATGAAGGTCATCTTAATGTCTGCTTATGCAGACAAGCAAGAAATGGATGAATTAGCCCGTCATTACGAAATCGATTACATGTTGGATAAACCGTTTGATTTGGAACATTTAAACGGTGTTGTCGATGGCCTCATAGATGAGAAGAATACTGTTGGCATCGAGGCAAAATAA
- a CDS encoding aspartyl-phosphate phosphatase Spo0E family protein: MSAVEILNSIEILRGKLNTLGSIKSLVDPEVVQLSQRLDLLLNVYYSMRDVA; this comes from the coding sequence ATGAGTGCTGTAGAAATACTGAATTCTATTGAGATTTTACGAGGAAAATTAAATACTTTAGGGTCAATTAAGTCACTTGTAGACCCTGAAGTTGTTCAACTTAGCCAGAGGCTCGATTTATTATTAAATGTATACTATAGCATGAGAGATGTTGCTTAA
- a CDS encoding TetR/AcrR family transcriptional regulator: MTNKKEVFHISAEIHERILKIAKDIIDTEGIKFLTISRIVSKCEISRRTFYESFTSKEDLINELKEITNRYEFPSNIRNELILKALVLFSQNGYINTDMETIATSVGIKRTSIYAYFESKEDLLENCILYELEKRMAFTKEIIEKYSNNPIHILREYIRYNCRYSNSPTSILTSLARSFALNNKRIEKAYNNFIDFRINKIVDLIEAGMSKGLFNNNLNSIKAAKVYVTMFNGLSQGPSIDLMSIEEQLFKMYYTFLMSS; the protein is encoded by the coding sequence ATGACGAATAAGAAAGAAGTGTTTCATATTAGTGCCGAAATACACGAAAGAATTTTAAAGATTGCGAAAGACATAATTGATACTGAAGGAATCAAATTCTTAACCATTTCAAGAATCGTAAGTAAATGTGAAATCAGCAGGAGAACATTTTATGAATCATTTACCTCTAAAGAAGATTTAATCAACGAACTTAAGGAAATCACCAATCGTTATGAATTTCCGTCCAATATCAGAAACGAACTAATTCTAAAGGCATTAGTTCTCTTCTCTCAAAATGGATATATAAATACCGATATGGAAACGATAGCTACATCTGTTGGTATCAAAAGAACCAGCATATATGCCTATTTCGAAAGTAAAGAAGATCTTCTTGAAAACTGCATTTTATATGAATTAGAAAAGAGAATGGCGTTTACAAAGGAGATTATCGAAAAATACAGCAACAACCCAATACATATTCTGAGAGAATACATCAGATACAATTGCAGGTATTCAAATAGCCCTACTTCTATATTAACTAGTCTAGCTAGAAGTTTTGCTCTGAATAATAAACGAATTGAAAAAGCTTATAACAACTTTATTGACTTCAGAATCAATAAAATTGTTGACCTCATAGAGGCCGGAATGAGCAAGGGGTTATTCAATAATAATCTTAACTCAATAAAAGCCGCCAAAGTCTATGTAACAATGTTCAATGGTTTAAGCCAAGGACCTTCTATTGACCTCATGTCTATTGAAGAACAATTATTTAAGATGTACTATACCTTTCTAATGAGTAGTTAA
- a CDS encoding chemotaxis protein CheW, with product MGSVQLVVFKLGEEEYGIEIGHTQEIIRIPKQITIIPDMPSYVEGVFDLRGKVVPIIDLKMRFGFTHTERSTDSRLLVLDLENSLIGIIVDDVSEVIKIEDETIEKLSSELLSLGGNRIQGIARIDDRLILLLDGLKFKTEVLTNSNE from the coding sequence ATGGGCTCTGTACAATTGGTTGTATTTAAACTTGGTGAAGAAGAATATGGCATTGAAATAGGTCACACACAAGAAATTATCCGTATTCCTAAGCAGATCACTATAATTCCTGATATGCCTTCCTACGTAGAAGGTGTATTCGATTTAAGAGGTAAAGTGGTCCCAATCATCGATTTGAAAATGAGGTTTGGGTTTACACATACAGAAAGAAGTACCGATAGCCGTCTTCTCGTCCTTGATTTAGAGAATTCATTGATAGGAATTATTGTCGATGATGTCTCAGAAGTTATAAAAATAGAGGATGAAACCATTGAAAAACTTAGTTCTGAGTTATTGAGTCTTGGCGGTAATCGTATTCAAGGAATAGCTCGTATTGATGACCGATTAATCCTTTTATTGGATGGCCTAAAATTTAAAACAGAGGTACTAACAAATAGCAACGAATAG
- a CDS encoding methyl-accepting chemotaxis protein: MIALAGIESCKTLAEFLVNLIPGGVVFGLVEKDTFVWVKASDSFAMDIFTVGNKLNDDTTTMQAIHEKKVLTQNIPRTVYGKRVSIVSIPVIDDNGDTVGAFSIAFPKLHPVAAAFNDFAPILAEMFHEGAFLYMSDLTKFAYTQPSRKFDMPTITVGKDLSEADVAYRVIKSKQPIIEDVDASRVGVPLNVANYPLVEDGDIVATIGIVTPKKTAGTLREMSENLENSLTGIAAAIEELSASAMEIHSNEEDLNSDIKEIINVSEKINEVSDFIKEIADETKMLGLNAAIEAARAGDAGRGFGVVAEEIRKLSAQSKSTVPKIKQLTDTIKQKVEEASEKSNRSLDASQGQAAASEEITASIEEITSMSGELNTIAKTL, translated from the coding sequence ATGATAGCGTTAGCAGGTATTGAGTCGTGTAAGACTTTAGCTGAATTTTTGGTTAATTTAATACCCGGTGGGGTTGTGTTTGGCTTGGTAGAGAAGGACACCTTTGTATGGGTAAAAGCATCTGATTCGTTCGCAATGGACATCTTTACAGTTGGAAACAAGCTCAATGACGATACAACTACAATGCAAGCGATACATGAAAAAAAGGTATTAACGCAAAATATTCCTCGAACAGTCTACGGAAAACGAGTATCCATTGTATCAATTCCAGTAATTGATGACAATGGCGATACTGTAGGGGCTTTTTCAATTGCTTTCCCTAAACTCCATCCCGTTGCAGCAGCTTTCAACGATTTTGCTCCAATCTTAGCAGAAATGTTCCATGAAGGAGCATTTTTATATATGTCAGATCTAACAAAGTTTGCCTATACTCAACCTTCCCGGAAATTTGATATGCCGACAATTACAGTTGGAAAGGATTTAAGCGAAGCAGATGTAGCTTATCGAGTTATTAAGTCAAAACAACCAATAATCGAAGACGTTGATGCTTCAAGGGTTGGTGTTCCGCTTAATGTAGCCAATTATCCATTGGTTGAGGATGGGGATATTGTAGCCACAATAGGGATTGTTACACCAAAGAAAACAGCTGGAACATTACGTGAAATGTCTGAGAACCTCGAAAACAGTTTAACTGGTATTGCTGCTGCTATAGAAGAACTATCGGCGTCGGCTATGGAAATTCATTCAAATGAGGAAGATCTTAACTCGGATATTAAAGAGATTATTAATGTGTCAGAAAAAATAAATGAAGTATCCGACTTTATAAAAGAAATTGCGGATGAAACAAAGATGTTGGGTTTAAATGCTGCTATTGAAGCAGCAAGAGCAGGTGATGCAGGTCGGGGTTTCGGAGTAGTGGCAGAAGAAATAAGGAAGCTTTCGGCACAATCAAAAAGTACGGTTCCAAAGATTAAGCAACTAACAGATACAATCAAACAGAAAGTCGAAGAGGCTAGCGAGAAAAGCAATAGGTCATTAGATGCTAGCCAAGGACAAGCGGCTGCCTCGGAAGAGATTACAGCGAGTATCGAAGAAATAACGTCTATGTCAGGAGAACTAAATACCATAGCTAAAACTCTATAG
- the istA gene encoding IS21 family transposase codes for MRCEGPVKVLEILRLIEDGYSQREIAQSVKCDKSTVGEIQKRCRNCKLRYDVAEKMTNDEIKLLLYPDSYGHSLKEDPDWRSIHERLQANKRLNLQYLWEDYKAENTNGLSYSRFCQRYLSWKNESGKNVIMAQNREPGKELFVDWMGDTLNCVVDSATRETHTAHFFVATLGDSSYPYVEAFPDEKLDKWLLAHVNTLRYLGGIPRVIVPDNCKTATTKPSYYDPAINRSYWEFAKHYEVAILPARVREPQDKAPVESSVGWLEIWLLEWLRGKRFFGFEALNINTKSYKGIGQTAFSKT; via the coding sequence ATGAGGTGTGAAGGACCAGTGAAAGTTCTAGAAATCTTAAGACTAATAGAAGATGGCTATTCTCAAAGAGAAATCGCTCAAAGTGTTAAATGTGATAAATCCACGGTTGGAGAAATTCAGAAACGCTGCCGAAATTGTAAACTTCGATACGATGTGGCTGAAAAAATGACCAATGATGAAATCAAGCTCTTACTCTATCCAGACAGTTATGGCCATTCCCTTAAAGAGGATCCAGATTGGCGCAGTATCCATGAACGATTGCAAGCGAATAAACGTCTGAATTTGCAATATCTCTGGGAAGATTACAAAGCGGAAAATACCAATGGATTAAGCTATAGTCGCTTTTGTCAACGTTATCTTAGCTGGAAGAATGAATCTGGTAAAAACGTAATCATGGCGCAGAATCGCGAACCAGGCAAAGAATTGTTTGTAGATTGGATGGGCGACACCTTGAATTGTGTTGTTGACAGCGCCACCAGAGAAACCCATACAGCCCATTTCTTTGTAGCAACCCTTGGAGACAGTTCCTATCCATACGTTGAAGCCTTCCCTGATGAAAAATTAGATAAATGGCTTCTAGCGCATGTCAATACACTCAGATATCTAGGCGGCATTCCACGAGTTATTGTGCCGGATAATTGCAAAACAGCCACGACAAAACCCAGTTACTATGATCCGGCCATTAATCGGTCTTACTGGGAATTTGCTAAACACTACGAAGTGGCAATATTGCCAGCAAGGGTTCGTGAGCCTCAAGATAAGGCTCCGGTAGAAAGTAGCGTAGGCTGGTTGGAAATCTGGCTTTTAGAGTGGCTACGTGGAAAACGTTTCTTTGGATTTGAGGCTTTAAATATAAATACAAAATCGTATAAAGGAATTGGTCAAACGGCCTTTTCAAAAACGTAA
- a CDS encoding Mu transposase domain-containing protein: MVKRPFQKRKGNRQSVFEALDKPALRSLPYTQFEYADYIVRRTPANYHVEYDGFHYSVPHGLYKQLVPLRVTATTIENSKRQ, encoded by the coding sequence TTGGTCAAACGGCCTTTTCAAAAACGTAAGGGCAACCGTCAAAGTGTTTTTGAGGCATTAGATAAACCAGCTTTACGATCATTACCTTACACTCAATTTGAGTATGCAGATTACATCGTGCGCAGAACGCCAGCAAACTACCATGTCGAATACGATGGATTCCATTATTCGGTGCCCCATGGCTTGTATAAACAGCTGGTGCCCCTTAGAGTCACAGCAACAACGATAGAAAATTCCAAACGACAATAG
- a CDS encoding aspartyl-phosphate phosphatase Spo0E family protein: MSAVEILNSIEILRGKLNILGLNKPLVDPEVIQLSQRLDLLLNVYYSMRDVA; this comes from the coding sequence ATGAGTGCTGTAGAAATACTGAATTCTATTGAGATTTTACGAGGAAAATTAAATATTTTGGGGTTAAATAAACCACTTGTCGACCCTGAAGTTATTCAACTTAGCCAGAGGCTCGATTTATTATTAAATGTATACTATAGCATGAGAGATGTCGCTTAA